The Coccinella septempunctata chromosome 9, icCocSept1.1, whole genome shotgun sequence genomic interval TCTGATGAAATCCAAACCGATAAATAATTCATCGACCATCATAAAAATCGTAAATTATCTTTTTCCCCATGATTCTATCGTAGTAAACATGGTGGAGTATTCAAATGggaaaaaatttacatttaaaCGATTTCACCCATTCTTGGGATTCTTGGTTTATTCATAATCTGGCGGCCCCCTTGGTCTAGAGACGGTTCAATGGCCAATAGGTCGAGTGACCTCGATACAGACGTTTTGGGAGAGAAAAAAATCCGTGAATACTGATGAAATAGACGTACGCAATGTGTGTGTTCTTTGATCTTTCGGATCTTCGAGTTCAACGAACAAGATTGAGCCACGATTTGGACAGTGTGAGAATGTCTGCTCCTTCTAGATCGATGGGGTTTAAATCTGGTGAACGGGGTGTCCGCAGATAACATTGACGTTTGCTAGTCGACAGGAGACGTGTTTTGTCTTGTTTTTTCCCTCCCTCTAAACACAGACATCATAGTGTGGCAGTCTGACGTCGAATATCTGGGAATAAATGTGAATAACAGACTTCTGGGCAGAGGCATGGGGTTACTGTTAGCAAAGCAGCAAAGGCCTTACAAGGCGTGCAGAAATTTGGTGATGTAACCCAAAAATACTGCAATGGGTAAACATCAAGATTGTGAGACCACTTATCACTTATGGGGCAACATACTAACATGCCAAAACAAGTCAGAACAGAAAACCCCTCGATAGAATACAGAGGCTAGCCTGTGGGTGTACAGAGCTACAATTTGTAGCCTTGGCCATTTCGATGAACGGATCTTGTACCCATTGGGATTTTATGAATAGGTTTTCGAAGATTTTGGCTTATATTACTCATGGGGTGCAAAAGACAGTGGATCCAAGTCGTGGTAGAGATTCAACCTTCTTGGATCCGTGTCTGTCTCATTTGGGTTTGGCAATTACTTCAGTTTTTCAGAAATGTGAaccaaaaattgtaaaaatattCTCTAAACTTGGGAATCTTGATGGTTTTCGAAGATCCGAGTGGCCAACCCCAATTTATGGCGGAACACGTGGTCAAGGGCATATGGGCCAGATGTTCTCTTCGCCAGGCAGACATTTATGCAAATTTATTCAATCATGCATTCGAAATTTGGTGACTACCGATTAATGTGGGGCCATTTGTCTGTCTGGAAGTTTGTCACATAAACACATATGGTGATTATTGGCCGGCTTCATGAATGAGTTCTTGAAAAAGATCGAAGATTTCACAATGTTACGGCTAGACGGGGTGTATGGTCAAGGTGATGATGGTTATTCTTGGAATTCTTCGTAGTTGACACGATAGAGGCGGAAAATGAAAAAGTCTTTTAAAATCTACACGAATCAAAATGggtttattttttataataatcCTTATGGATGCTTTTCGAGTCAAAAAAGTTGTCAACTTTGTTTATGGTCGAATTTTAACGCACCTGTATGGAATCGGACTGAAATACACCGTTATAATCCTCAATTTATATTATTTGTACTTCTTTGGACTGTTATGATGATTGCCTCTTGCTTGTCTGCTCTTCAGATTCAGATGGAGGTGATTACAAATCTGATCACTATGTTCAAGTACACCTCTTTGAGATCCCTTTGTAAAACGTAATTTCAAAGGGCAATATTGGAGAATGAGTccaaatctgacaatttaaattTGACCCCTGGCCCaccaaaattatttttgattatCTTAGAGCTGCCCAATCTCaattctgtcagttttctgttttctaagaaaaaattcttttcaggtgccatctttagggagATAAGCAGAGGGCTGCTTATGAAACAAAATATGTGAAAGATTCATACTATTTTAAGACAAGGGATGTCTTTTTCTACAATTATTCATCAACATCCTGTAGATATTGGATGAAAATTGTGTTAGATCTTCTGAATTCCATCCACAAAAGTCATAAACAGATTGTGTATGCAACTACAtggaaaaaactgaataaataGCTTCAGACACAACCAAGAACGAAAATAATGTCAGGTAAGCATTAGGACCCCCCTCAGATGGCATCAAATCGTCCTTAAAACGAAATGCCGATCCTTTTCCAGTTGAATTTCCAGAGCTCGTCGATCCAGATCCCAGAGTGCCATTCTGTGGTCTCAAGGGTGTGTTCCGATACAAAGTAACGGAACTCACCTGCGTTGAAAAGAGCGCTCGTGTTTTTTTAAGCGTCTCGCTCGAGACCAGACTGTGAAAAAAGGCGAAAAAAGGAGGACTTTGGGTTAGAAAGGCGGCCCAGACGATTTTAATGAGGGTTTATAAGGTCTAAAGTGTCTATTGGAATTTTTGGGTCAGTTCTCGGATCCGCTGACGGGGATGTAGGTCAGGCTGCGTCTAGACGAAGGGTCTGTCTGCCCTTATATGTCCCGCTAGATAAAGGTGGGACGGTGCGATGTTACATTCAGAACCTTGGAATGTTTATTCTCCTTGAAGAATCCATATTCTTAcgaatattatgaattttttggTATGTTTGCCTTTTTCCATAACTCCAGAATCAGTTGCCCGATTTTTATGAGAGTTACACTATAGTGTAATCTGTAATGGCTTTGCTGGATACGAAAATTGATAATGATTGATCGAATCGCGATTTCGAAGTCCAGACAGAAGCTAGACTAATTAGCGAGTTCTTAACGTGGAATTCCAGATAAAGCCTTACTCACGAGACGCTTAATTGTTAcgttttgatattttttataaCGTAATGTTGCATTGTATTACGACATCGTCGGTGGTTTTGACAAATAATAAATAACAGATCTCCATTATAGGCTACACAGCTTAGGTGTAAAGTGCGATACAACCAGAGGGTGTGAGATCATTACTTTTGCCTATTTGATAAGCAACGGTGATCTCTTCATTTAAAATCACGTTTTCACCCTATCGGTGCAGTTTAAACGCCTCTCAACAAAAAATTGAGCACAATGTCCGCCATAACATCTTTCTCCTACCTTCTGCAACCATAAATCATTCCCAAATATAATCTGAATTAGTCGCTGGAGACCACTGGGTTCAATTCCAGGTTCCAGCGCTAAATTATATCTTCCTATTGAGGATATTGATACTCCTAACGTAATAAAACCTAAACTAATCTTAGATGACCCAACCTAGACTAGCCTACTCTCTAAGATGCAACTCTAATACCTTATTTCTTTGAAGGGAAATTTTCCTAACCTAATTTTACCTCGTCTAATTTAACCTAACCTATGTTGACCTAAACCTAGACTAACCTACTCTCTGATATACAGCCAACTGAacctttattttgaaaaataaattctccTAAGCGTCAACGTAAACTTCCCCCTAACCTAACGTAACCTAAGATAGCCTAAACCTAGAACCTAGACTTCCCTCTAAGATGAAACCCTCACCCCTGTTGCAGTTGAAGGGAAATTCTCCTAacctaatctaatctaatctgACCTAACCTATGTTGGCCCCAACGTCTTCAACCTAGACTTAAGACTAACTAATCTAACCTAGCCCAACCTAAGCTAATCTAACCTATCCTAACTTAGCCTTGTCCACTCTCTAAACTAAAGTGAGTAATATTTTTGGCATCGAATACAATCGAATAAGGGATAGTAAATAGTTAAGATATATAGTGTTAATGTTAGATTAGGTTTCTGCTCACAACCACTGCAGTTTCGTAAAAAATCACCTAAAAAGAATGTATGGAAAAATAGTTTGTACGATtcaatcgattatttcaatgtaGAACTGCAATTAAGCAATAGATCGCTTGTGAAAATTCCTTGGAACTTCTTGCCTAGAATCCTCAAGAAAAGAATCATCTTGTCTAATCTAACTTCGAATAAAATTCCCATCAGGTCATATTTCGCACAGGAGCGTCACTAGACGTGACTAGATATTTTCGTAAAGTACAAATAACCCATTAAATCGTCGTGATTCAACGTTTAAAAAATATCGGTTATTTTTATAACTACTTCAGCAGAATTTCGGTTTTACGAATTTGGCAATGAACCGAGCGTGGACTTTCGGCAAATCGATTTTTCTGTTTATCCGGTTTCATTCGTACGTTTCTACAGGAAAAATTAAAGGAAATCATTTAAAGACTTTTGGATAATGTTGAGGCTTAAAATTTTTAGATATAAGAGCTGTGAATTTGagtgaataaaaaaagatgtgGTTAAGGGAACAAAAAATCGTGTAAAATCGAGCAATTTTGAATTAAATTCGCATCTCAAGCCAGTTGTAGAAATATCCGAAGCAATTCTCTCAGGTTaggaagaaattaaaaaaaaaaaaacgcgaGATCAGTGGTTAAAAAGCAGAGATCACTCAACAAAAACATTTACCTGCTCTCCACATCAACAATCGGAAAtcttgaaaaacagaaaataacGTTAGACAAGAATTTCCCATATTTTTCGGAAAAACTAtcggaaatcaattttttttactttcgCAACTCTTACCGATTTCTGGAGGCCTGGAGTGCGTTGATATCTGTTAAATTCCCAGTCGAATTGGAGGGTTGCTGTCGGTTTTCCACGTTATTTCCATCTTCAACAGGCTGATCGCCCTGCATGACATCGTAAATATCAACCTTCTTCCTGGAGGAATCATTTCTTCCCCTGAAACTTCGATCAGTCGGCTGTGCCTGCCCTATGTGCTTCTCGTAGTATTCGTCCAGATACCTGACGATGACCTCTTCCAACTCCTTCGTCGTCAAAAACCGATTTTTCACTGGTGCACTCCGAGAAAAATCAACTAGAGCACTGGTCACAGTCATGATCAACACTAACGACTTAACCGACAGAAACATATCGATTTTCTTTTTGGAAAACTCGAAAATCGAAACTCCGAGTGTTGAAAACGCCGGAAAATTTCTGAAACGTGAAAAAAGTAGTGAAGTAGGACGTGGAAATTTTTTTGGTATAGTTGGGAGGAAATTACACTGTTATTATGCTCATTGCGGTGTTAGACAAATTGAATAGAGCGCGTTCTTCAATTTCTGTGGATGGAGTAGTTTTGTCATGGATAGAATGAGCTTGGCTTAGAACGTCATGTACAATATATATAGTAAGGTATGAATTTGATGGTGGAGTACTCGAAATGGCTAGGAGTCGAGTCTTCCAAAGATTTCCGATCCAACACTTTTATCCTGCGTCTAACACTCCTGGAAAATATTTGGAATTTCATTCTTTATAGTCATCTTGAGGGTTTTCCTTCGAAACAATCGTAGATTTGATGAAAATTCGTTGAAATTCAGACTTTCAGAATATATTGTATAAGTTTTATATTCAAAAGAACAGTTTCCATGGTTATTTCTTATACTTGAATTCATGGGAAGTACAGCTTCATTTTTTTACTCTCAAAGTTggaattaattcaaaatttccCGCGTTCTGTTATGCCAGTTGCGTCACGCATATAAAGCTCTTTTATTCGTTCACAGAAATCCAGTGGAAGTTCCTGTCATAATGACACATGATCATTTTTTCTGTTTCTTgtaaattttattaattttcttcCCTTATATCTACGCAGACGAAGAgcaattttcagaatattcgTTAGCCCAAAAAAAGGTTCGGAGATTATTGAAATTCTTGTTGTAATAATAATTACCACAGATTCCTCAAGAAAAAATCGTCGAATGACCAAAACTAcctatttttttgaatttttcttatAAAAATTCAATTCGCATGCCTGCATGAAACTTTCCCATGCTATGTCGTTTTTTAAAACGCGAAATACCTCCTGAAATAAGTACGAATCAAGTGTCAGACATAAGATCTTTCGATTTCCTGTTCAATTCgtcaaaacaatttgaaaattgatGCCATCCATAACATATTACGATTATTTACAATTTGGACGAATATACTCGCAGAGAGAGGTCAAGGGGTTTTCTATTTCATCAAAAGCGCATTTATTTCAGAGAGCTGCTTTAAGCTTCAGAAACAAATCAACTACGttgattatttcactttttcTGGAAACTCTTCCCTTGTGGACGTTTCATAAAGGAACCCCTGTATATTCGCGATCCAAAAGAACCCTAAATTGATTGATTTAACCGTGTATCAAGTCGTGAACGTAggtcaggatgtttgttttagTACGAAATGAACAACACTGGACAGTTTTCGTTCTTTACCTTTAAAAAATTCCTTATCCAACAGAATGGCACAAGAAACACCACCTAACTCTCGGATCGTTTAACTGAAACCAAAACACCTTGTTGACATTTATATAGGTACATACCTTCCGTATAAAATtaccatttttgaattttatatgtAATCCAGGAACCCAGGACCATATGTAAGACAGTTCTGGGATCTCATGagtaacgaaaaaaaattccctCTAAATTTAACTTCAGTTTAACTTCATATATTCGGAATATAAGTTTTTCTCTTTTCACCTCTGGGAGAATCGATCATTTTACATATCTCCCCGCCCTATCATGGGGATCCAACAATGAAAAATCTTTTTCGATTCAAGAATAGAAAAATTGTGTTCGAATAGACACATTTGAATCAACTAATTCGAGAAAATTCGATATTATCGGAGGTGGGCagaaataaacaaattaaaCACCTTCCTAGGGGCATGAACGATACATTTTCTAAAAATCAGTatatattattatgaaaatttgtgCAACACGTGATATATGAATTTATTTCTATGTCTGTGTGTAAATTTTGTTGGTAGATTCTTCCGCCCTCCTCCCTCATTCGaatctgggcccataacctgttggCAATTTGTTGGTTTATCGCGAACCTCCCATTTGTTCAGCACTCTCGGTTCGGTTTTGTTTCTCTTCAGTCCTCAGTTATCAGTTATACCTATTTTTAAAGCTATAAAACATTTAATTTTCCTTTATTCGTCTCCTAAGACGATCTGGTTCTTCCTGGTTCCGGTGTGATCTAATCTAACCAATTTGCTATCAACTATTCATGACCCTGTGCTCCTAAAATTTCTGTATCGCCTATTTTACATGTCTAGACGAGGCACATGCTTCAGTTTCCACCCATGTGAATAATGGTGGAACAAATGCGAGGAGGGGCCTATTCGAAATCTGGAAGGGCAGAATTCACACTTCGTAGGTACAAGACTGCTTTACAATTGTAATAAATAAAACAAGGAACGCGCAATTTGTTTTACAAATGTCCCCCGATCGTAGTATACGTAAAATTGTAAATTTCCAAGTCTAGACTACGTCGTAAATATTTAAATTCGAACGAATTCGTAGTATCCGAAGATGATGGATCTCTTGTTCCTAAATCTGCCGATATACTGCTCAAAAATAAAGTTGACATATTTCCCTTTCATACGCGAATCATCCACTTccatttttgagcagtgtatttaaCAACTGGGTGAATGTTTTCACTGTTTTGATGATGTTTTCACCCCTCAAACCTCAAActttttcaaagtttttgaaTGGGTAGTCTGACACATCACAAAAAGGACACATGATAAAAAGGTCATATACCCCTTTTTATGAGCTTTTGCCTGAATAAATCGTTGCTAGGCTGCTTGGAACTCGACAAGTTAAGTCAATAAAGTCCTAATTCGACTGAATCTCTCACATTTTCATATACAATGTCGAAGCCTTGGAAGAATCTGGATAGCCAGGAGGAGGAATTCAACAATTTCATGCACAAAGTGTCCGAGGTCGAAAGAATTGTCCACAAGTTAGCCTCGAAAGACAGGGAGGAACAAGCCATCGGTGATGCGGAGGCTAAAAGATATCTTGGGGAGAGCGAGCAGTCAAAAGAGGAGATTATAGACGTGGAAAACATGAAATTGAGGGTAAAGAGTGATAGGACCGTCATCAATAAGAAGGCTTTTCAAGAGGCGCCTTCAGGAGATCAGTCGACCATGTCTCAAGGTAAATCTTCTCCAGTTTTTGGACTTTTAAGATGTGGAGTTCGTTTTTAGAGGCTTTTATGAGAGAAGTGGAGAGAGATGCTGATAGGAGGTATAAGGAAAGGAAGATAAGGCAGGAAAAGATGGAAACGCTGAAAAAACAGGCTACTTTAGCCTTCAACAGGGAGGATTTCATAAAGGCTCTCTCCTGTTACAACAAGGTGGATTAATTGTACCTAATTTAATTCATGCTTTATACCCAGCATGAATAGAAGAGCCTCCGCAAAGTCGAGACTTCTCTTCATCATTATTCCCCATTTTTTATATAAAATGTTTCCTAATTTTCCACTCAATTTCAGGCATTAGATCTGGTAAAAGATAATCACAATTTGTTTCTAAACAGAGGCTTGACTCATATAAAATTGAAGCTATATGATAAAGCTCTCGTGGATATTGATAGAGCAATATACCTCAATGAAAACTCCTTGAAGGGGTATTTACTGAAGGCCAAAATATTGTTCTTGACTGGAAAAAATGGGGATATGAAGAAGATTTCGGAAGAAGCGAAGGAAAAACATCCAGAGAAGGCTGATTTTATCGACGGTATGCTTAGTATACCTCTCGCAATCATAAGCTATTGATAGAAACAATTTCAGGGTACATAAAAGATTTGAATCAAACAGAAATTGGGCAGTGAGTGAAATCTGGTCGAAAACGTAATTTATTCTGGGTGTATTAGAGCttgaatgaagaaatattttatatatttgccattttttcattttccaagcTCCATTTTCTTCTATGCATAAAATAAATCATTCTATAAAAAACGCATAGAATTCCTTTCGCCTCTTTATTCTATGTATCAAAATGAACCATAAAgattaataaattttcagtgtTCGATGACTGAATCAGAGAATTGTTACTGTTTAATTATTTTCTCATTGTAAAACTttgaataaatattgaaaatgaatgaTTCTGACCAAGGTTCTCTAGAACTAACTCATTATTTGAAGAACAACGCTTCACTGTGCCAAGAAAACCATTATCAAGAGATTCTGGCGAACACCGAGAAGACAGCGAAAGATCTGGAGGTGATGTACACTTCCCTGCAAATGATGAAATACGAATTTGCGAAATTGAATGCTCAAAGCGTGAAAATTGAGACCTACTTGGCTCTAAACAAGAAAATCCTGAACGAGGCTCTCAAGGAGTTAGAAGAGGAGAAAACCTTCCAACTCGATGAGGATATGGCTTGAAATTACCTCTGTTTTCTTAAGTTCAATAAAAGAAAtgcttatttcaatttttttattcacataATCTGTTGCCTACATTTCAAAACATtgtttttttaataaaattcgaCATAATCTAAAACTTAACAAATCAGTCGGATATCCAAATTTCGTTCGACACTACATAGTAGTAAAAGTTATTATAAAAGGGATCATGTAAGAACTTACTAATATCCTAGGCGGATTTCAATAACTATTCGACGATTTTTACTCGAAATTTGGGATTTGGCTATAAATTAATAAGAAATGTGATAAAAGAATCAATAAAAGACCAATTAAAATAAGAAAATGCTTGAGAATGAGAAATGCACGCAAATCCTGAACAATTAAATTACTGAGATGCTCAGATCATGAATTAAAAATGTGAACTTGTCAAATTCTCGAAATTACGCAATTTTTAATCAATAACACTATAAAAATACTATTCAACAAATTTGTACATTTTAAAATACGTGAATTTATAAAACCCACacgaaatcgaaattttatgatatattggaataaataaattttcaaacGTTACTAGTACGCTAACCAAGGATGATTCTTGAGCGATTCCCTTGATCTATCACCATAATCGTACAGCAATTCTTGACCAATCGCAATATCCTCCTTAGCGATCAGGACCAATCTTGGCTTTCCATCAACGGAAACTGTTTTTGTCATTAAATTACCATTCCTTGAGTGATTCACCAATCTTCCTAACCTTGTCGATTCAGGTGTGGCATCgatgctgaaaaaaaaaaaacaataattaatGAACAAAGACAAAAATATTGATTATGATAAAAGTAATTCTCAAAATATTCAAAGCTTACCAATATTTGTGATTATTGTGTTCGAAATAATACATGTAGCAACCAGCATTTTGATCTGCAGCGTACAGCTCTTCCCTCTTTTTAGCCTCCGAGATTTCTATCAGATCACCGCTGTATTCCACAACGAAATCTCCCcttttgaattctttatcggcCACTACACCCCTTCCCTTACCCTCGAAATAACTAATCTGAAAGTAAGACTGGGATAAGTCGAACGTTCACCAACGCAACATTCAACACTTACTTTCAAACCCTCCTCTATGTTGTTCCTCAAAGTCTTCTCCAAAATCCTCTGTTTCTCTTCGAGAACTGTCGTTTTCGTTTTCCTGATGGACTTTCTCACCGGTAAGTAATTATTAACTGTTAATTTACGATTAGTACCTGCTTTTGGGGGTTCTTCTAACACCGTGAAACGATTTGTGttcaatctgaaaaaaaaagtttaaaattgaCATATACAAGACATAAAATGCTGAGATAACTCACTTTCTTCGGGCTTTTGGTCCTGTAATgggtttttgaaaacttttcgatTCCGTTTTGACGTCAAGTTTTTGATCTAAGGCTTCGGTGCACAACGTAATCCTGTGCGGTGTCGATGGGGGACTCCTCAGAGAACATTCCTGATCATCGGCTACGAGAAGTGAGTGTATTTCTGAAAAGAGAGAAATTCACTGAAGTTCCAATTgtgtcagatttttttttacataagtTGGCTGAAGAATAGTGTCATTCTGTCGTTGAAAACAGAGTTAACGTGAAAATGTCAATCTATTGAAAGTTTCAGGGTGGAATAAAAATCAAAAGtaacaaaattttccatataAGAACGAATACCACAGGTATGATAGGCTGAAACATGTCTAACACTGGCAGAAGACTTCGGGAAAACAATGAGGAAATCCTGAAATACATCAATCAGCTCCGGGAACAAAGGAACGAACTGGGATTTCTGGTGGAGAAACAGAAGACCGAAAAGGCCAATCTTGAGGCGGAAATGGCCAGAATAACTTACAAGCTCAGCTTGGTGAGgcaaaaactataaaaaagaGGTTAAAAGACTTCTTCTTGAACTCTTACAGATAAACAAGAGCTTAGGCCAAAGGGCTCGGGCCCTACACTTGTACGACACGACCATAATGGAAATAGAGGCTAAATACAAGGGCCTAGCCGATTCTACCCAAGGTCTCTTGTCTCAAGTAAGAACGGAGTCCTCAAATTTGGAAAACAGCATCGACAAACGTATCGGGACAGAGAGTGAGTGCAAGAATTGTCCCCGATGCGACCTGGACCCACAAAATCAATTGAGGACTCAAGGTTGGTACCATTTATCGATCATTAATGTGTTGTACTATCGGAATCTCCCATAATATACACTTACATACAAGCTAGGACAAGATCTCATCTGCGCATCTTCGACAACGTTTCGGAGGTGATTTTCCTCCATCTTCAGGTCTGAAATTTTCATAAACGCCACGTAAATATTGAAATTCCAGACCTGAAGCTATAAATAGTTTGACCAAGTGTTATAAAGGATACTTCTGGTTTAAAGCTTAAATTTCAGTCTCAGGTGCCTTGAGCGAGATCCCAACGAAACAACCGAACGAAGGGGAGAAGAGAAACACCAAGATTGAGTACAAGGGGCATTCCCACACGGAGGAGCAGGCTCGCAACCTATCCAACAACCCCATCTACAGCAGGGCCATGGAATACCCCATGATGCTATCGCCGATGATCAACAAGGAGCACTTGGAACAGATAAAGGAGAAGATAGCGAGCAACAGTGCCTCGAGTCAGGGACTCAAAAACCTCTCGGCTTCTGACAACAAGAGACCGTCTGAAGGTTAGTTCTACCAAAAAAGGGCTAAggttaaataatgaaaaattggtTTAGAGGTGGATTTTACTCTGTTCCTTATGTTTAAGGGAGTTCCGTTTATCGACAAATCATTTCGCATGCGGCCAACGAATCACAGAAAGATGGCGAACTTTCTCAATCCACCGTAGCCACTGGGAACTTCATAGACGGTGATTATTCTGATATTCAACCAAGCAGGGATATATCGGGAGATGAGTGAGTTATTCCTTGTTTCTGGCTCTCCCTAGACTTCGATAACTACCTATAATAATTGCAGGTCCCCTATGTACAAGGAAATGAAACCCAAAGAAATCACACCCTTAGAATCCCCGGTCCCAAGTTCCGTAGACATGCAAGTTACAGATGCTGAAAAATCCATGATAGAAGACTATGACGATGTCATAGAAGAAGTCGAGAGCGGGTAAATTATGATATAAATGCCATATGCATCAATCGTGAAAGCTGTAGAACGGATATAAGCTGACGAACATTGAAATTCAGCAGCTTATATCTGAGAACAGGACCGTTATGCTATCTGAAGGCATCTGCACACTCACATTTTTGCATTATTCCCTCTTGTTCTTTCTAGGAACCAACAAGGCAGGAGCTCATCCAAAAACGGCAAAAAGTTTCCTAGCAGTGTAGATGTTTTCAGACAAGCCTACAAGACACAACACGAACTGAACGAAAAGCCCCCGACTTTGGCACGTTACAAAAAATCGGTCTTCAATAAAAGAGATCAATCCTTGTTTACTACCCAAGAAGAGTAGTGTTCAACAGTGTGTCTATTATTTAAATTCTGATTTGTATCATTGAATAAAATGTGATTTTCGAGCATATTCTTAAATCCTGTTTTCAAAGAAGTTGGTGCTCGTTAAATTCAGAGTTAATCCCCCATGGATATTTCGATTGTAGGTCCGATTCCATTGGATCTGGTATGTTAACGCCAGCAAGCAGTTTCCTTAAAAGGACAATGGTAAATAATAGCATCAAAGAGGCAGGAAGACGACAAAGGTAAAGGATTAAACAATCGATATGATCAAACTTCCAATATCTCATACGAAAACCTGTTTCAGTATATTGAAAACTAACAAAAGGAGATCCTACCTGAATTTCAGAAAAGATTCGTATCCTGAAGGCGATAATTGAAAAGGAAAACTTACAAGTAGAGTAAAAACCAGGTATGATCAATTCTGggttttttcaacagaataACTGTAAAGACTAAATACAAATACTAACCCTGTTCAATAGGTTCTTGTTCTATAACGATATCTGGCATTTCGGAGGCTGGTATTATTTCCTCCTCGTCCGGGAGGAAGTTCAATTTGTTTCGAGTGCATCTTGTGAGAACCTTTTTGGATATAACAACTCCAGGAGCTTCAACAGGCtgcaaaaaattatttatttcaacagGGCGTCTTTGAAAACCTTCCAAACACAATGCAGGAGTCTTTGAGTTACGGCTTGTTAATCATTTTACGATAAACACTTCACAGAAGTGTTAAAGAATGAATGAGCATCGGAAGCAACCAAATTTACCTGGAAAAAGTCTGTAATCCTGCGAGACTTCGCACTGGGAGAATAATTTGTGTTAAGTGCCTCGTCGTTCATCGTCCTCTCCATTTGTTTGGTTTCTGCATACAACATTTTGCTCCTGGTGCAAGATCGAACAGGGCGTCCTGTAATATTCGATTTGTTGGGGAAATTACGGATTTTCAAGAGAGCATCAACAAACCAAACGTACCGTGAAGTTAACTTGGCGTCGTTTGCAACGTTGCCGGTCTACTTATCGAAGAATGATGCTTCCTTAAGAAAAGGCATCAAAACTATTGAATTCGAAGCTGCCACATTAAAATAATTCCAGCGAAAGCAGTACAGACAATTTATCAAGTACTTATATGctaaaaaatgttaatttttcCACAAATGCATTCGAACTTGAGCACCGCAACGCAACAAACTGAAAATTTAGGACCGAACGGCCTAACATAACGGTAGAGATGACAACAAGCTAACCTCACTTTTTTGGT includes:
- the LOC123319945 gene encoding uncharacterized protein LOC123319945; the encoded protein is MSKPWKNLDSQEEEFNNFMHKVSEVERIVHKLASKDREEQAIGDAEAKRYLGESEQSKEEIIDVENMKLRVKSDRTVINKKAFQEAPSGDQSTMSQEAFMREVERDADRRYKERKIRQEKMETLKKQATLAFNREDFIKALSCYNKALDLVKDNHNLFLNRGLTHIKLKLYDKALVDIDRAIYLNENSLKGYLLKAKILFLTGKNGDMKKISEEAKEKHPEKADFIDGYIKDLNQTEIGQ
- the LOC123319926 gene encoding N-lysine methyltransferase KMT5A isoform X1 — encoded protein: MVQGRPVRSCTRSKMLYAETKQMERTMNDEALNTNYSPSAKSRRITDFFQPVEAPGVVISKKVLTRCTRNKLNFLPDEEEIIPASEMPDIVIEQEPIEQEIHSLLVADDQECSLRSPPSTPHRITLCTEALDQKLDVKTESKSFQKPITGPKARRKLNTNRFTVLEEPPKAGTNRKLTVNNYLPVRKSIRKTKTTVLEEKQRILEKTLRNNIEEGLKISYFEGKGRGVVADKEFKRGDFVVEYSGDLIEISEAKKREELYAADQNAGCYMYYFEHNNHKYCIDATPESTRLGRLVNHSRNGNLMTKTVSVDGKPRLVLIAKEDIAIGQELLYDYGDRSRESLKNHPWLAY
- the LOC123319926 gene encoding N-lysine methyltransferase KMT5A isoform X2 — encoded protein: MLYAETKQMERTMNDEALNTNYSPSAKSRRITDFFQPVEAPGVVISKKVLTRCTRNKLNFLPDEEEIIPASEMPDIVIEQEPIEQEIHSLLVADDQECSLRSPPSTPHRITLCTEALDQKLDVKTESKSFQKPITGPKARRKLNTNRFTVLEEPPKAGTNRKLTVNNYLPVRKSIRKTKTTVLEEKQRILEKTLRNNIEEGLKISYFEGKGRGVVADKEFKRGDFVVEYSGDLIEISEAKKREELYAADQNAGCYMYYFEHNNHKYCIDATPESTRLGRLVNHSRNGNLMTKTVSVDGKPRLVLIAKEDIAIGQELLYDYGDRSRESLKNHPWLAY
- the LOC123319918 gene encoding uncharacterized protein LOC123319918 isoform X2 codes for the protein MSNTGRRLRENNEEILKYINQLREQRNELGFLVEKQKTEKANLEAEMARITYKLSLINKSLGQRARALHLYDTTIMEIEAKYKGLADSTQGLLSQVRTESSNLENSIDKRIGTESECKNCPRCDLDPQNQLRTQVSGALSEIPTKQPNEGEKRNTKIEYKGHSHTEEQARNLSNNPIYSRAMEYPMMLSPMINKEHLEQIKEKIASNSASSQGLKNLSASDNKRPSEGSSVYRQIISHAANESQKDGELSQSTVATGNFIDGDYSDIQPSRDISGDESPMYKEMKPKEITPLESPVPSSVDMQVTDAEKSMIEDYDDVIEEVESGSDSIGSGMLTPASSFLKRTMVNNSIKEAGRRQSILKTNKRRSYLNFRKDSYPEGDN
- the LOC123319918 gene encoding uncharacterized protein LOC123319918 isoform X1 encodes the protein MSNTGRRLRENNEEILKYINQLREQRNELGFLVEKQKTEKANLEAEMARITYKLSLINKSLGQRARALHLYDTTIMEIEAKYKGLADSTQGLLSQVRTESSNLENSIDKRIGTESECKNCPRCDLDPQNQLRTQVSGALSEIPTKQPNEGEKRNTKIEYKGHSHTEEQARNLSNNPIYSRAMEYPMMLSPMINKEHLEQIKEKIASNSASSQGLKNLSASDNKRPSEGSSVYRQIISHAANESQKDGELSQSTVATGNFIDGDYSDIQPSRDISGDESPMYKEMKPKEITPLESPVPSSVDMQVTDAEKSMIEDYDDVIEEVESGNQQGRSSSKNGKKFPSSVDVFRQAYKTQHELNEKPPTLARYKKSVFNKRDQSLFTTQEE